Within the Bradyrhizobium cosmicum genome, the region GATCACCAGCGCAAAACGGTCGCCGGCGGCCAGCGACGGCGCAGTCGGAACGAGCGAAACGAGCAAGGGCAGAAGAAAAAGGAAGCGAATTTTCATAATGAGCGCGGTCCAGCCAAAAAGGCGCCGTTACCAGCTTGCGCCGCGGCGACCTTAACTTACGCAATGTGCATTATCAAACCGGGGAAGGGGGGCGTCAACCGCTTGGAGATTCGGCGTTATCGCGACAATTGACCGCGACGCTCGGGAACGCTGCGAGGGGAATAATAAGAGGATTGTCACATTCGCGCTCGACACGATTGGGGTTGGGTCTTGCGGCGGACTTGCGAGGGCCGCCAAAATCTTGAGGCAGCTACGTTCTAGGGCCGTTATGGCGAAGCCAGTGTGATTGGTCTCACATTGCAGCTCTGCCCTTGTCGCAATGCGCGGTGTTTGACCTTTGCGGCGGACAATGGCTTGGTGCGCGCGATCATCCCGCACGATCCAACTTCAGAAAAAGAAAGACCATGGGAAACGCCTACGAAATCTACGCCCTGCGCTATGCGACAATGACGCCGCGCACCCCCAGCATGAATTTCCTTCAGCCCGATCCGCACGACAGCGCAGCGCAGGACCTCGACTACTTCGTCTGGCTGATCCGCGGCGGCGGCCGCGACATCCTGGTCGATACCGGCTTCAATGCCGAGGAAGCGAGCGCGCGGGCGCGCAAGCTGACGCTCAATCCGGTCGACGCGCTGGAGCGCTTCGGCGTCGCGGCGCCGGCCATTCGCGACATTATCGTGACACATCTGCACTACGATCATGCCGGCAATCTCGACCGCTTCCCGAATGCGCGCTTCCATCTCCAGGAGCGCGAGATGGCTTACGCGACCGGACGCTGCATGTGCAACGGACTGTTGCGACATCCGTTCTCGGTCGAGCACGTCACGCAGATGGTGCGCCACGTCTATCGCGAGCGTGTCACCTTCTATTCCGGCGACGGCGAGGTTGCGCCCGGCGTCACCGTGCACCGTGTCGGCGGCCATTCGGACGGCTTGCAGGTAGTCAAGGTCGAGACCGCGCGCGGGCCGGTGGTGCTGGCGTCCGACGCCGCGCATTACTACGCCAATCTGCAGCGGCGCAGCCCGTTCCCGATCGTCCTTGATATCGGCGACATGGCGCAGGGCTGGGAGATGATCGAACGTCTCGCGGGGCATCCTGACCGGTTCATTCCCGGCCATGATCCGATCGTCACGGAGATCTATCCACGCGCCAGCGACAAGGTCGACGCCTGGGCGCTGCACCTGCCGCCGTCGCGGTCGTTTGCGAAATGATGCGATAGCGTCATTCCGGGCTCGCCGCTTTGCGGCGCCCCGGAATGACAGCGGAGATCAATACGCCTGCTTGGCGTCGGCCTCTTCGCTTGTCTGGATCAGGTCGAGGCTGTCCTCGATCTTGCCGAGCAAAGCCGATAGCAGCTTACGCTCTTGCGCGGACAGGCAGGCGAGGATCTCGTCTTCCCGCCGCAGCAATTGCGGGAACAGCTCCTCGTATAGGGCGCGGCCCTTGGCCGTCAGTTGCAGGCGGAATTCGCGGCGGTCGGCCTCGTTCTCGACCCGCTCGATCAGCTTTTCGTGCAGCAGCGTCGTCACCGCGCGGCTGATGGTCGATTTGTGCGTGCGCGTGCATTGCGAGATGTATTGCGCACTGCATGCGTCGTTGCGGAAGCCGAGCGTGGCGATCACGCGCCAGGCCGGAATATCGAGGCCGTGGCGCTCCTGATACTCGACCGCGAGCGCGGCGCTCACCTCCGCGGCGAGCCGGTTGAGGCGGAACGGTACGAACTTGAACAGATCGAGCCGGGTTTTTTCTCGCGGCGATGCCTCGCGAGCCTGCCGTGTTTTCAGCGCGATGTCGCTGGATGTCCTCGCCAAGCAGAGCGCTCCGAATTCCAGTTGACGGCCGGCCGGCTCCGGTCCAAAATAGTTGCACGTGAGACTATCTAGCAGATCAGTCTTCTTCTGACCAGAGCCGAGGTTAGTGTATGGCGCCGGCCAATACGGATCAGGCCAAAACCCAGTTCGGCTATCGCCGTCATCCCGACCAGGACCGAGCCGGCCAAAATCCGGCGGAGCACCCGGTCGTGATCGTCGGCGCAGGCCCGGTCGGGCTGTCGCTGGCGATTGATCTTGCCCAGCGCGGCCAGCACGTCGTTCTTCTGGATGACGCCGACCGCATCGGCGAAGGCTCGCGCGCGATCTGCTTCTCGAAACGTTCGCTGGAATATTGGGACCGGCTCGGCGTCGGCGACCGCATGGTCGACAAGGGCGTGGTGTGGAGCGTCGGCCGAATCTTTCACGGCGAGTCCCAGCTCTACCAGTTCAACCTGCTGCCGGAAGATGGTCACAAGCGGCCCGCGTTCATCAATCTGCAGCAATATTACGCGGAGGCCTATCTGGTCGACCGCATCGGCGATCTGCCTGCGATCGACCTGCGCTGGCGCAACAAGGTGACGGCGCTCGAGCAGCGCAACGACTCCGTCGCGCTGACGATCGAGACGCCGGAGGGCGCCTATCGCCTGCACGCGCAATATGTCGTCGCCTGCGACGGCGCACGCTCCTCCCTGCGGCAGATGGTCGGCGCCGAGTTCGCCGGCCAGGTGTTCGAAGACCAGTTCTTGATCGCCGACGTCAAGATGACCGCGGAATTCCCGACTGAGCGCTGGTTCTGGTTCGATCCGCCGTTCCATGCGGGACGTTCGGCGCTGCTGCACCGCCAGCCCGACGACGTCTGGCGGATCGACCTCCAGCTCAATCGCTATGCCGATCCGGTCGTTGAGAAGAAACCCGAGAACGTACGGCCGCGGATCGCGCGCATGCTCGGCCACGACAAGTTCGAGTTCGAGTGGATCTCACTCTACAAGTTCCAGTGCCGACGAATGGACCGCTTCATCCACGGCCGCGTGATTTTCGCCGGCGATTCCGCGCATCAGGTCTCGCCGTTCGGTGCGCGGGGCGCCAATTCGGGTCTCGAGGACGCAGAGAATCTGTCATGGAAGCTCGATCGTGTGCTGCGCGGCAAGTCGCCCGCGAGCCTGCTCGAGAGCTACCATGCCGAGCGCAGCATGGCGGCCGACGAGAACATCCGCGAATCCACCCGTTCGACCGATTTCATGGCGCCGAACTCGCACCAGGAGGCGCGGCTGCGCAAGGCCGTGCTGTCGCTGGCCAAGGAGACGGAGTTCGGCAAGCGAATGGTCAACGGTGGCCGGCTCTCGGTGCCGTGCGGCTATGACTCGCCGCTGTCATCGCCCGACGCGGATGCGTGGTGCGGCGGGCCGTCGCCGGGACGTTCGATGCTCGATGCGCCGATTGCGGGCGAGAGCGCCTATTTGACGGACGCGTTCAGCAAGGGCGGAACGGAGTTCACCTTGCTGTCGTTCAGCAATGGCGCGGGGATCAAGACGCCCGATGGCGTCAAGGATATCCGCATCGGCGGCGCGGGCGGACTGGCCGACCCCTCGGGCCTCGTCGCGAAGCGCTACGACGCCGAGGCCGGGGCAGCCTATCTGCTGCGGCCCGATGGCTACGTTGCGGCGCGCTTCCGTCATCCGACGCGCGAGCTGGTCGCGGCGGCGCTGTCGCGCGCCCAAGGTTTGAATTGAGGACTGGCATGCCGCTTTCCACCAACTCCAATTTCGCGCGTCCCGACGATGCCTTCCGCGCCATCGTCGAAGCGCATCGCGGCCTCACCGACGAGCAGAGCGCGGATTTCGACGCGGCCCTGGTGCTGATCCTCGCCAACCACATCGGCGACCTCGACGTGCTCCGTGAGGCGATCGGGCTTGCAAAGCGCCGCATGATCGTCGGCCAGCAGCAACAACAGCAACAACAATAACCTCGTGACCTAAGGATGAATTGATGGCGAAGAACTTCGCATCCACCGGCGATCTCTCCGAGAAGAAAATCACCTTCTCCGAGATTGGCCCCGATCTCTACGCCTTCACCGCCGAGGGCGATCCGAACACGGCGATCATCGTCGGCGACGACGGCTGCCTCGTGTTCGATGCACAGTCGACGCCGGCGATGGCCAACAAGGTGATCGAGCGCGTCAAGACTGTCACCGACAAGCCGATCAAATATGTCGTGCTGTCGCATTATCACGCCGTGCGCGTGCTGGGAGCGTCCGCCTACAAGGCGCAAGGCATCGTGGCCTCGCAGGAGACCCGTCGGCTGATCGCCGAGCGCGGCCAGCAGGATTGGGATTCCGAATATGGCCGTTTCCCGCGCCTGTTCCAGGATGCCGCCAGCATTCCGGGGCTGACCTGGCCGACGCTGACCTTCGAAGGTGAGATGTCGATCTATCTGGGCAAGCGCGAAGTCCGCCTGATGCAGCTTGGCGCCGGCCACACTTCGGGCGACATCGTCGCCTGGGTGCCGGATGCCGACGTCATGTTCTCCGGCGATCTCATCGAGTATCACTCGGCCTGCTATTGCGGCGATGCGCATTTGCGGGAATGGCCGATGACGCTGAACGAGATCCGCAACTTCAATCCGAAGGCGATCGCGCCGGGTCGCGGCGATGCGCTGAAGGGCACCGCGACGGTGCGCGAAGCCATCGCGATGACGCGCGACTTCGTCACCTCGCTCTATGGCGCCGCCGAGATCTCCGTCGCCAAAGGCCGGACGCTGAAGGAGACGATGGCGGCGACGCGCGAAGTGATGGATCCGAAGTTCCACAGCTTCGCCATCTACGAGCACTGCCTGCCGTTCAACGTGTCGCGCGCCTATGACGAAGCGTCGGGGATCGACGATCCCGTGATCTGGACCGACAAGCGCGACCAGGAAATGTGGGCCGCTCTGCAAGGAGGAGGATAGAAATGAACATCAATACCTCGCCTGATCAGATCATCCGCAGCTCGGCGCAGGTCACGCCGGGCTACATGTCCGGCTTCGGCAACAGCTTCGAGACCGAAGCGCTGCCGGGCGCCTTGCCGATCGGGCGCAACTCGCCGCAGCGCTGCGCCTACGGGCTCTATGCCGAGCAGCTCTCGGGCTCGCCCTTCACTGCGCCGCGTGGCACCAACGAGCGGTCCTGGCTCTATCGCATCCGCCCCTCGGTCAAGCACTCCGGCCGGTTCGAAAAGGCCGATGCCGGCCTGTGGCGGTCGGCGCCGTGTCATGAATACGATTTGCCGATCGCGCAGTTGCGCTGGGATCCGGCGCCGATCCCGAAGGAGGATACGACCTTTCTGCAGGGCGTGCAGACCATGACGACCGCGGGTGACGTCAATACGCAGGCGGGCATGGCGGCGCATATGTACCTCATCACCAAGTCGATGGTGGACCAGCATTTCTACAATGCCGATGGCGAGCTGATGTTCGTGCTCCAGCACGGCAAGCTCCGCCTCGTAACCGAGTTCGGCCGCATCGACGCCGAGCCCGGCGAGATCGTGGTGATCCCGCGCGGCGTGAAATTCCGCGTCGAGATTTCGAACGGGCCTGCGCGCGGCTATCTCTGCGAGAATTATGGCGGTGCCTTCACGCTGCCGGAGCGTGGGCCGATCGGCGCCAATTGTCTCGCCAATGCGCGCGACTTCCTCACGCCGGTTGCCTACTACGAGGACAAGGACACGCCCACCGAGCTGTTCGTCAAATGGGGCGGCGCGCTATTCAAGACGAATTTGCCGCACTCGCCGATCGACGTGGTCGCCTGGCACGGCAACTACGCGCCTTACAAATACGATCTGCGCACCTTCTCTCCGGTCGGCGCGATCGGCTTCGACCATCCCGATCCCTCGATCTTCACGGTACTGACCTCGCCGTCCGAGACGGCGGGCACCGCGAACATCGACTTCGTGATCTTCCCGGAGCGCTGGATGGTCGCCGACAACACCTTCCGTCCGCCGTGGTATCACATGAACATCATGAGCGAGTTCATGGGCCTGATCTACGGCGTCTACGACGCCAAGCCGCAGGGCTTTGTCCCCGGTGGGGCCAGCCTGCATAACTGCATGCTGCCGCACGGCCCCGACCGCGACGCCTTCGAGCATGCCAGCAATGGCGAACTGAAGCCGGTGAAGCTGACGGGCACGATGGCCTTCATGTTCGAGACCCGCTACCCGCAGCGCGTCACGGCGCATGCCGCGAATGCGTCGACGTTGCAGGAGGACTACGCGGATTGTTGGAAGGGGCTGGAGAAGCGGTTCGACCCGAATAGGCCGTAGCCTTTCTTACCCTCCCCTGGAGGGGGAGGGGCGTTCGCGTTAGCGAGGGGGGTGGGGTGACGGTCTCTCCGCATGGAGCACTGCCCGTGTTGAGAGATCACCTCACCCCGTCTCATATTTCGCTGCGCTCAATATGAGCCGACCCTCCCCCTCCAGGGGAGGGTAACACCGTCACCGCCGTGCGCACGGGAAACCAATGCCTCACCCCAACGATCCCAGCCTCCGCTCCTTCATCGACGTCGATGCCGCCTCCGACTTCCCGATCCAGAACCTGCCCTATGGGGTGTTCTCGACAGCGAAGACGAGCCCACGTCTCGGTGTCGCCATCGGCGATTTTGTGCTCGACCTCTGGGAATTGGAGCAGGAGGGGCTGATCAGCGTCGGCGATCCCGGCGTCTTTGCCGTCGGTCTCAATGCGCTGATGCACAAGGGGCCGCAGGTCTGGTCTCGGATACGTTCGCGAATTTCCGAGTTGCTGCGCGACGACAATCCCGAGCTACGCGACAACAAGCAACTGCGTGACCACGTGCTGATCCCGCGCGCCGACGTGACGATGCACATGCCGTTCAACGTCTCCGGCTACACAGACTTCTACTCGTCGAAAGAGCACGCCACCAATGTCGGCGTGATGTTCCGCGGCAAGGACAATGCGCTGCAGCCGAACTGGCTGCATATGCCGATCGCTTATAACGGCCGCGCCTCCACCGTCGTGGTGTCAGGTACCAAGGTGAAGCGGCCGCGCGGGCAGCTGAAGCCGCCGAATGTCGATGTGCCCAGTTTCGGGCCCTGCAAGCGCCTCGATTTCGAGCTGGAGATGGGCGTGGTGGTCGGCCAGTCGTCGCCGATCGGCTGCATGCTGACGGAGCAGCAGGCCGAGGAGATGATCTTCGGCTTCGTGCTTCTCAACGACTGGAGCGCGCGCGACATCCAGCAATGGGAATATGTGCCGCTCGGCCCGTTCCTCGCCAAGGCGTTTGCGACCTCGATCAGCCCGTGGGTGGTGACGCGCGAGGCGCTGGAGCCGTTCCGCCTGAAGGGGCCGGAGCAGGAGCCGGTGCCGCTCGACTATCTCAAGCAGACGAGACCTCAGAATTACAACGTCGAGCTCGACGTCTCGTTGCGCCCTGGCGGCGCGAATGCTCCTATCAGCATCAGCCGCACCAATTTCAAATACATGTACTGGTCCTCGGTGCAGCAGCTGGTGCACCACGCCTCCTCGGGCTGTGCCATGAATGTCGGCGATCTCCTGGGCAGCGGCACCATCTCCGGCCCGGAGAAGGATCAACGCGGTAGCTTGCTCGAGATCAGCTGGAACGGCACCGAGCCGGTCGAACTCCCCGGCGGCGTCAAGCGCTCGTTCCTGGAAGACGGCGACAGCCTCGTCATGCGTGGCTGGTGCCAGGGCAACGGCTATCGCGTCGGGTTCGGCGAGGTCGAGGGGACGATTTTGCCGGCGGAGTAGGCCTCGCTGCGGCCACAACCTCCATCATTGCGAGGAGCCGGCGACAAAATTGCGAAGCAATTTTGCGCTGGCGACGAAGCAATCCAGAATCTTTCAGCGGAGGGATTCTGGATGCTTCGCTGCGCTCGCGATGACGGCGTGGAGCGAGTTTACCGCCTCTCGGGTGGTACATCGCGTATCCGCGCGCAATGCGCCGCGACATCCTCCACGCTGTATTTCAAATGCACTCGCTTGTCCGACGGCACCTGTTTCGTCGTGCATACGCCCGGCCGCCATTCCTGCGTCGGCCTGATCGGGCGCGGCGCAAAGCCGCCACCGCAGTTCGGGCAGACGTTCGACAGCTTGGTTTCCACGCAGTCCGCGCAGAACGTGCATTCGTAGGAGCAGATCCGCGCATCCTTCGCATCAGGGGGCAGGTCGCGGTCGCAATATTCGCAGTTCGGTCGAAGCTGGAGGGCCATGGTCGAATCTCCGCAAGATGCCCTGATCATCGCAGACGGGGCGTGGTGGGCGAAGGCCGTAGTTCCCTCGATTTCAGCCAGCCTTCAAATCCTTCAGCGGCAGCTTTGAGCTCTCCTTCAGCCGGTCGAGCACGATCGACGAGCGCACATGCGCTACGCTCTGGTGCGGCATCAAGACGTCATTGACGAGATTGGAGAGCCCCTTGAGGTCACGCAGCACGGCCTTCAGCACGTAGTCGGCGTCGCCCGTCAGGGAATAGGCTTCCTGGATCTCGTCGATGCGGTTGACCAGCGTGCGAAACCGCTTGGAGTTGTCGGGCGAGTGGGTCGCGAGCCCCACCTGGATGAAGGCGATCACGCCGAAGCCGAGCGCCTCGCTGGAGAGATCGGCGTGATAGCCCGAGATCACCTTCTCCTCCTCCAGCCGCATCCGCCGCCGCGAGCATTGCGACGCCGAGAGGCCCGCGATGTCGGCAAGCTCCTGGTTGGTGAGGCGGCCGTCATCCTGGAGCGCGGTCAGAATCTTGAGGTCGAAGGCGTCTACCGAAATCATGCGTCATTTGTCCATTTAATGCACAGATCGTGCATAGGATAGCCAAGACGCGTCCCGTTTGCACGCTCCTTGCGCGCTCAATGAAGGATAGTTCATGGCAACAGCAATCTGGAGAACACCATGGGTCCGTTTCCGCACGATGCACCGCCGGCCACGATCACCGCCGACAATCCGATGGGCACCGACGGGTTCGAGTTTGTCGAATACGCCCATCCTAATCCGGAAGAGCTGCATGCGCTGTTCAAGCTGATGGGCTACGCGCCCGTCGCGCGCCACAAGAGCAAGCGGATCACCGTCTATCGCCAGGGCGACATCAACTATCTCGTCAACGAGGAGCCCGGCACCCACGGCCATGATTTCGTCGCCGCGCATGGCCCCTGCGCGCCGTCGATGGCGTTTCGCGTCGTCGATGCGAAGGCGGCCTACGACCGTGCGATTTCGCTCGGCGCGGAGCCTGCCGATGTTTCATCGGCGCAGAAGACGCTCGATGTGCCAGGGATCAAGGGCATCGGCGGCAGCTTGCTCTATTTCGTCGATCGCTATGGCGCCAAGGGCTCGGCCTACGATTCCGAGTTCGAGTGGCTGGGTGCGCGCGACCCGCGCCCGGCCGGCGCGGGCCTGTTCTATCTCGATCACCTCACCCACAACGTCCATCGCGGCCGCATGGACGTGTGGACGGGCTTCTACCAAAAGCTCTTCAATTTCCGCCAGATCCGCTTCTTCGACATCGAGGGCCGCGCCTCGGGCCTGTTCTCGCGTGCGCTGACCAGCCCGGACGGCAAGATCCGGATCCCGATCAATGAGGACGCTGGCGATTCCGGCCAGATCGAGGAATATCTGAATATCTATCGCGGCGAAGGCATCCAGCACATCGCCTGCGGCTGCCGCGACATCTATGGCACGATCGAAGGCCTGCGTGCAGCCGGCTTGCCGTTCATGCCCTCACCGCCAGAGACCTATTTCGAGCGGATCGACGCGCGCCTGCCCAAGCATGGCGAGGATCTCACCCGCCTGCAGAAGAACGGCATCCTGATCGACGGCGAAGGCGTGGTTGACGGCGGCCAGACCAAGGTGCTGCTGCAGATCTTCTCGGCGAACGCGATCGGCCCGATCTTCTTCGAGTTCATCCAGC harbors:
- the hppD gene encoding 4-hydroxyphenylpyruvate dioxygenase, with the translated sequence MGPFPHDAPPATITADNPMGTDGFEFVEYAHPNPEELHALFKLMGYAPVARHKSKRITVYRQGDINYLVNEEPGTHGHDFVAAHGPCAPSMAFRVVDAKAAYDRAISLGAEPADVSSAQKTLDVPGIKGIGGSLLYFVDRYGAKGSAYDSEFEWLGARDPRPAGAGLFYLDHLTHNVHRGRMDVWTGFYQKLFNFRQIRFFDIEGRASGLFSRALTSPDGKIRIPINEDAGDSGQIEEYLNIYRGEGIQHIACGCRDIYGTIEGLRAAGLPFMPSPPETYFERIDARLPKHGEDLTRLQKNGILIDGEGVVDGGQTKVLLQIFSANAIGPIFFEFIQRKGDDGFGEGNFKALFESIEEDQIRRGVLKVDTAA
- a CDS encoding DUF1272 domain-containing protein; this translates as MALQLRPNCEYCDRDLPPDAKDARICSYECTFCADCVETKLSNVCPNCGGGFAPRPIRPTQEWRPGVCTTKQVPSDKRVHLKYSVEDVAAHCARIRDVPPERR
- a CDS encoding DUF2783 domain-containing protein; its protein translation is MPLSTNSNFARPDDAFRAIVEAHRGLTDEQSADFDAALVLILANHIGDLDVLREAIGLAKRRMIVGQQQQQQQQ
- a CDS encoding MarR family winged helix-turn-helix transcriptional regulator, encoding MARTSSDIALKTRQAREASPREKTRLDLFKFVPFRLNRLAAEVSAALAVEYQERHGLDIPAWRVIATLGFRNDACSAQYISQCTRTHKSTISRAVTTLLHEKLIERVENEADRREFRLQLTAKGRALYEELFPQLLRREDEILACLSAQERKLLSALLGKIEDSLDLIQTSEEADAKQAY
- the hmgA gene encoding homogentisate 1,2-dioxygenase; its protein translation is MNINTSPDQIIRSSAQVTPGYMSGFGNSFETEALPGALPIGRNSPQRCAYGLYAEQLSGSPFTAPRGTNERSWLYRIRPSVKHSGRFEKADAGLWRSAPCHEYDLPIAQLRWDPAPIPKEDTTFLQGVQTMTTAGDVNTQAGMAAHMYLITKSMVDQHFYNADGELMFVLQHGKLRLVTEFGRIDAEPGEIVVIPRGVKFRVEISNGPARGYLCENYGGAFTLPERGPIGANCLANARDFLTPVAYYEDKDTPTELFVKWGGALFKTNLPHSPIDVVAWHGNYAPYKYDLRTFSPVGAIGFDHPDPSIFTVLTSPSETAGTANIDFVIFPERWMVADNTFRPPWYHMNIMSEFMGLIYGVYDAKPQGFVPGGASLHNCMLPHGPDRDAFEHASNGELKPVKLTGTMAFMFETRYPQRVTAHAANASTLQEDYADCWKGLEKRFDPNRP
- a CDS encoding N-acyl homoserine lactonase family protein; amino-acid sequence: MGNAYEIYALRYATMTPRTPSMNFLQPDPHDSAAQDLDYFVWLIRGGGRDILVDTGFNAEEASARARKLTLNPVDALERFGVAAPAIRDIIVTHLHYDHAGNLDRFPNARFHLQEREMAYATGRCMCNGLLRHPFSVEHVTQMVRHVYRERVTFYSGDGEVAPGVTVHRVGGHSDGLQVVKVETARGPVVLASDAAHYYANLQRRSPFPIVLDIGDMAQGWEMIERLAGHPDRFIPGHDPIVTEIYPRASDKVDAWALHLPPSRSFAK
- a CDS encoding MBL fold metallo-hydrolase, coding for MAKNFASTGDLSEKKITFSEIGPDLYAFTAEGDPNTAIIVGDDGCLVFDAQSTPAMANKVIERVKTVTDKPIKYVVLSHYHAVRVLGASAYKAQGIVASQETRRLIAERGQQDWDSEYGRFPRLFQDAASIPGLTWPTLTFEGEMSIYLGKREVRLMQLGAGHTSGDIVAWVPDADVMFSGDLIEYHSACYCGDAHLREWPMTLNEIRNFNPKAIAPGRGDALKGTATVREAIAMTRDFVTSLYGAAEISVAKGRTLKETMAATREVMDPKFHSFAIYEHCLPFNVSRAYDEASGIDDPVIWTDKRDQEMWAALQGGG
- a CDS encoding FAD-dependent oxidoreductase encodes the protein MAPANTDQAKTQFGYRRHPDQDRAGQNPAEHPVVIVGAGPVGLSLAIDLAQRGQHVVLLDDADRIGEGSRAICFSKRSLEYWDRLGVGDRMVDKGVVWSVGRIFHGESQLYQFNLLPEDGHKRPAFINLQQYYAEAYLVDRIGDLPAIDLRWRNKVTALEQRNDSVALTIETPEGAYRLHAQYVVACDGARSSLRQMVGAEFAGQVFEDQFLIADVKMTAEFPTERWFWFDPPFHAGRSALLHRQPDDVWRIDLQLNRYADPVVEKKPENVRPRIARMLGHDKFEFEWISLYKFQCRRMDRFIHGRVIFAGDSAHQVSPFGARGANSGLEDAENLSWKLDRVLRGKSPASLLESYHAERSMAADENIRESTRSTDFMAPNSHQEARLRKAVLSLAKETEFGKRMVNGGRLSVPCGYDSPLSSPDADAWCGGPSPGRSMLDAPIAGESAYLTDAFSKGGTEFTLLSFSNGAGIKTPDGVKDIRIGGAGGLADPSGLVAKRYDAEAGAAYLLRPDGYVAARFRHPTRELVAAALSRAQGLN
- the fahA gene encoding fumarylacetoacetase, with translation MPHPNDPSLRSFIDVDAASDFPIQNLPYGVFSTAKTSPRLGVAIGDFVLDLWELEQEGLISVGDPGVFAVGLNALMHKGPQVWSRIRSRISELLRDDNPELRDNKQLRDHVLIPRADVTMHMPFNVSGYTDFYSSKEHATNVGVMFRGKDNALQPNWLHMPIAYNGRASTVVVSGTKVKRPRGQLKPPNVDVPSFGPCKRLDFELEMGVVVGQSSPIGCMLTEQQAEEMIFGFVLLNDWSARDIQQWEYVPLGPFLAKAFATSISPWVVTREALEPFRLKGPEQEPVPLDYLKQTRPQNYNVELDVSLRPGGANAPISISRTNFKYMYWSSVQQLVHHASSGCAMNVGDLLGSGTISGPEKDQRGSLLEISWNGTEPVELPGGVKRSFLEDGDSLVMRGWCQGNGYRVGFGEVEGTILPAE
- a CDS encoding Lrp/AsnC family transcriptional regulator, with the protein product MISVDAFDLKILTALQDDGRLTNQELADIAGLSASQCSRRRMRLEEEKVISGYHADLSSEALGFGVIAFIQVGLATHSPDNSKRFRTLVNRIDEIQEAYSLTGDADYVLKAVLRDLKGLSNLVNDVLMPHQSVAHVRSSIVLDRLKESSKLPLKDLKAG